The Bacteroidales bacterium genome has a window encoding:
- a CDS encoding NAD(P)/FAD-dependent oxidoreductase, translating into MYLQNIPETGQKRIVIAGAGFGGLKLATHLAGSNFQVVLLDKNNYHSFQPLFYQIATAGIEPSAVSFPLRKAFQNYRNIHVRMARVKKVNPEQQELETNIGNLHYDYLVIAMGAANNFFGNTSIAKYSLPMKSTGESLGLRNTILNNFEKALNLTDVCDQASYMNIVVVGGGPTGVEVSGALAEMKRHVLPKDYPELDFKNMHIHLVEGGKKLLGGMSQTASEKVLTYLRRFGVNVILGKTVTNYDGLTVTLSDNSVIQARTLIWAAGIRGHNIEGLDEKTKVRGNRIEVDAYNRVTGYENIFAIGDISLMKTEDYPNGHPQVAQVAIQQAKNLARNFKRMNENKDAKPFSYLDLGTLATVGRNKAVVDLHYLKFHGLLAWFFWMFIHLMAIVGVKNRFLIFINWVYNYFTYDQSLRLIIKPKIREDLV; encoded by the coding sequence ATGTATTTGCAAAATATCCCTGAGACAGGCCAAAAAAGAATTGTCATTGCCGGAGCAGGTTTTGGAGGTCTCAAACTGGCAACCCATCTTGCCGGATCAAATTTCCAGGTTGTCCTCCTGGATAAAAACAATTATCATTCGTTTCAACCTCTTTTTTACCAGATTGCCACTGCCGGTATAGAACCCAGTGCGGTTTCCTTTCCGCTTAGAAAAGCATTCCAGAATTACAGGAATATCCATGTGAGGATGGCCCGCGTGAAAAAGGTTAATCCTGAACAGCAGGAACTGGAAACGAACATAGGCAACCTGCACTATGATTACCTTGTCATTGCCATGGGTGCGGCAAATAATTTCTTCGGAAATACTTCCATAGCCAAATATTCGCTTCCCATGAAGAGCACAGGTGAATCGCTCGGGTTGCGGAATACGATTCTCAATAATTTTGAGAAAGCGCTTAATTTAACCGACGTCTGCGACCAGGCCTCCTACATGAATATTGTTGTGGTGGGTGGTGGTCCTACCGGAGTTGAAGTTTCCGGTGCCCTTGCTGAAATGAAGAGGCATGTACTTCCCAAAGATTACCCCGAACTCGATTTTAAAAACATGCATATTCACCTTGTGGAAGGGGGTAAAAAGCTGCTTGGAGGAATGTCTCAAACCGCATCCGAAAAGGTTTTGACTTACCTGCGCAGGTTTGGTGTGAATGTAATTCTCGGAAAAACAGTCACAAATTACGACGGGCTGACCGTTACACTGAGCGATAATTCGGTTATACAAGCGCGAACCCTGATCTGGGCGGCGGGTATAAGGGGTCATAATATTGAGGGACTGGATGAAAAAACGAAAGTTCGCGGAAACCGCATAGAAGTTGACGCTTACAACAGGGTAACCGGTTATGAAAATATTTTTGCGATTGGTGACATTTCCTTAATGAAAACAGAGGATTATCCGAACGGGCATCCCCAGGTCGCGCAGGTCGCTATTCAGCAGGCTAAGAACCTTGCCCGGAATTTTAAGAGAATGAATGAAAACAAGGACGCAAAACCGTTTTCTTACCTTGACCTTGGCACTTTGGCTACTGTTGGCCGTAATAAAGCGGTTGTTGATCTGCACTACCTGAAATTCCACGGTCTGCTGGCCTGGTTTTTCTGGATGTTCATTCACCTGATGGCCATTGTGGGTGTTAAAAACAGGTTCCTCATTTTCATCAACTGGGTATACAATTATTTTACTTACGATCAGAGTTTACGGCTGATCATTAAACCCAAGATCAGGGAAGACCTGGTATAG
- a CDS encoding peptidoglycan DD-metalloendopeptidase family protein — MTDSSLTNKPVHRLFGIPVDSFTVQSNTVRRDQNLGSILEQFILPEKALIELMQHSTSSFDFRKIRQGNKYTAFLSKDTVNRLQYLVYEHSPVEYVVFDFTRNVKIDLKSKDIVTKQRKVTGEIKTSLWDAIKENNINPQVALQLSEMYAWTVDFFGLQQGDHFSVVYDENYVDTFSIGIGKVYAASFYHGGKELLAVPFVQDGKEAFYDAEGNSLRRAFLKAPLKFNRISSKFTASRYHPILKIRRPHFGVDYAAPVGTPVHSIGDGRIVSAGYEKGGGRTIKIRHNGVYTTTYMHLSNFAKGITSGKYVSQGELIGYVGSSGLSTGPHLDFRVYMNGSPIDPLKMESPSVDPVKPENMQAFEDIKIAAVDMLNDIEQRQSMEQVAEAGFIPKALQTSSFFPRLDN; from the coding sequence ATGACTGATTCTTCACTGACAAACAAACCGGTGCATCGGTTATTCGGCATACCGGTTGATTCTTTCACGGTTCAGAGCAATACAGTCAGGCGCGATCAGAACCTGGGCAGTATTCTTGAACAGTTCATTCTGCCTGAAAAGGCGCTTATCGAATTAATGCAGCATTCCACGTCCTCTTTTGATTTCAGAAAAATCAGGCAGGGTAACAAGTACACGGCCTTCCTTTCGAAAGATACAGTGAACCGTCTGCAGTACCTCGTATATGAGCATTCACCGGTTGAGTATGTTGTTTTTGACTTCACACGAAATGTAAAGATCGATCTGAAGTCGAAGGATATTGTAACGAAACAGCGCAAAGTGACCGGTGAAATTAAAACTTCACTCTGGGATGCTATCAAGGAGAACAATATTAATCCCCAGGTTGCATTGCAGTTGTCTGAAATGTATGCGTGGACCGTTGACTTTTTCGGGCTGCAGCAGGGAGATCATTTCTCGGTTGTGTATGACGAAAATTACGTGGATACCTTTTCAATCGGAATAGGCAAGGTGTATGCCGCCAGTTTTTATCACGGAGGAAAAGAATTACTTGCTGTTCCGTTTGTTCAGGATGGTAAGGAAGCTTTTTACGATGCGGAAGGAAACAGCCTCAGAAGAGCATTTCTGAAAGCCCCTCTTAAATTCAACCGGATAAGTTCAAAATTTACGGCAAGCCGGTATCACCCGATTCTGAAAATCAGGCGGCCTCATTTTGGCGTTGATTATGCGGCACCCGTGGGCACACCGGTACATTCAATCGGTGATGGCCGCATTGTATCGGCCGGATATGAGAAAGGCGGCGGAAGAACGATTAAAATCAGGCATAACGGGGTTTACACGACGACTTATATGCACCTGAGCAATTTTGCAAAGGGCATTACATCCGGAAAGTATGTAAGTCAGGGGGAATTGATTGGTTATGTAGGAAGTTCAGGATTATCCACAGGTCCGCACCTCGATTTCAGGGTATACATGAACGGTTCTCCTATTGATCCCCTTAAAATGGAATCGCCTTCGGTTGACCCGGTAAAGCCTGAAAACATGCAGGCCTTTGAAGATATAAAAATTGCGGCAGTTGATATGCTGAATGATATTGAACAGAGGCAGTCGATGGAACAGGTAGCTGAAGCCGGTTTTATTCCTAAAGCGCTTCAGACATCAAGTTTCTTCCCCAGACTGGATAATTGA
- the leuS gene encoding leucine--tRNA ligase — protein sequence MEYNFADIEKKWQQYWEQHKTFKTFDDYTKKKFYVLDMFPYPSGSGLHVGHPEGYTATDIIARYKRMKGFNVLHPMGWDSFGLPAEQYAIQTGTHPAITTEKNCTTFRRQIKSLGLGYDWDREITTSGPDYYRWTQWIFIRLYNTWFDEKAQKGRPVSELEIPGDIKAKGKEAIDEFVNSKRLAYYDNAQVWWCEHCKIVCSNEEVLTDGTHEKCGNPVIKRNLKQWMLRIPLYAERLLSGLDTLDWPEGVKNMQRNWIGKSTGAEVDFEIPGLSEKLRVYTTRPDTLFGATYMVIAPEHPMIGEISTPEHADQVNGYIHAASLKSDLDRTDLAKEKTGVFTGRYAINPVNGKKIPVWVADYVLIGYGTGAIMAVPAHDTRDFEFAEKFGLPIDCIMDPDVTDTDLRSRVLAGKACWTEDGKYINSASEVSGITINGLNKEKGISTIISWLEKLGIGKATDNYKMRDWLFSRQRYWGEPIPVIHWEDGEIEVLNDEDLPLKLPELKVYQPGSDGESPLANATDWLYINKDGRRGRRETNTMPQWAGSCWYYLRYIDPDNTKEPFAREKENYWMPVDLYIGGTEHAVLHLLYSRFWHKVLFDLGFVSTDEPFKKLFNQGMILAFAYETITGAKIPVDLVEDRDGKFYHKETGEELRQIVAKMSKSLKNVVNPDDVVKLYGADSLRLYEMFMGPLDVIKPWADTGVKGVYGFLNRVARFFGDPANSTAAEEDKEVLKSLHQSIKKVGQDIEHLRFNTAISQMMIFTNLCIKKGNVTRDTAEKFNCILSPFAPHLAEELWAIFGNQPSISEQSFPEANETYLHEDSFDYPVSFNGKLRFKLTLPLTYQAADAEKAVKEDPQSRKWIEGKEIKKIIFVQGKIINVVVG from the coding sequence ATGGAATACAATTTCGCTGATATTGAAAAGAAATGGCAGCAATACTGGGAGCAACATAAAACCTTTAAAACCTTTGATGATTACACAAAGAAGAAGTTCTATGTGCTGGATATGTTTCCGTACCCGTCGGGTAGCGGATTGCATGTAGGACATCCCGAAGGATACACGGCTACGGATATTATAGCACGTTACAAGCGAATGAAGGGCTTTAATGTGTTGCATCCGATGGGCTGGGATTCTTTCGGACTCCCTGCAGAACAATATGCTATTCAGACCGGTACCCATCCGGCAATCACAACCGAAAAAAACTGTACAACTTTCAGAAGGCAGATCAAATCACTCGGACTGGGTTACGATTGGGATCGTGAAATTACCACTTCGGGTCCCGACTATTACCGCTGGACCCAGTGGATATTTATAAGGCTCTACAATACCTGGTTTGATGAAAAAGCCCAGAAAGGAAGACCTGTCAGCGAACTTGAAATTCCGGGCGATATTAAGGCTAAGGGCAAAGAAGCGATTGATGAATTTGTAAACAGCAAACGGCTGGCTTATTACGATAATGCACAGGTTTGGTGGTGCGAACACTGCAAAATTGTTTGCTCCAACGAAGAAGTGCTTACCGACGGAACGCATGAAAAATGTGGTAACCCGGTTATTAAAAGAAACCTCAAACAATGGATGTTGCGGATTCCGCTTTATGCAGAAAGGCTTCTGAGTGGTTTGGATACTCTTGACTGGCCTGAAGGGGTAAAGAATATGCAACGCAACTGGATCGGCAAATCAACCGGTGCCGAAGTGGATTTTGAAATTCCGGGATTGTCGGAAAAGCTGAGGGTCTATACTACCCGGCCTGACACGCTTTTTGGCGCGACCTATATGGTTATTGCCCCGGAGCATCCAATGATCGGGGAAATCAGCACTCCTGAACATGCGGACCAGGTAAACGGCTATATCCATGCCGCTTCATTGAAATCGGATCTTGACAGGACAGACCTGGCAAAAGAAAAGACTGGTGTTTTCACAGGACGTTATGCCATTAACCCGGTTAACGGAAAGAAAATTCCTGTCTGGGTGGCTGACTATGTGCTCATCGGTTATGGAACCGGTGCCATCATGGCTGTTCCGGCCCATGATACCCGCGATTTTGAATTTGCTGAAAAGTTCGGACTTCCCATCGACTGCATTATGGATCCGGATGTAACCGATACCGATTTAAGAAGCCGCGTACTGGCTGGCAAAGCCTGCTGGACCGAAGACGGAAAATACATTAATTCCGCGAGTGAGGTTTCGGGAATTACAATTAACGGCCTTAATAAGGAAAAAGGTATTTCAACTATAATTTCATGGCTTGAAAAACTGGGAATTGGCAAAGCAACAGATAATTATAAAATGCGCGACTGGTTATTCAGCCGCCAGCGTTACTGGGGCGAGCCCATTCCTGTTATTCACTGGGAGGATGGTGAAATTGAAGTACTGAACGATGAGGATCTGCCTTTAAAACTTCCGGAATTGAAAGTATATCAGCCGGGCAGCGATGGAGAATCGCCGCTTGCCAATGCCACCGACTGGCTTTACATAAATAAAGACGGTCGCAGGGGAAGGCGGGAGACAAACACTATGCCGCAATGGGCAGGTTCATGCTGGTATTACCTGAGATATATCGATCCGGATAATACAAAAGAGCCTTTTGCAAGGGAAAAAGAGAATTACTGGATGCCGGTTGACCTGTATATCGGCGGTACCGAACACGCGGTACTTCACCTGTTATATAGCCGGTTCTGGCATAAGGTGCTCTTTGACCTTGGATTTGTCTCCACAGATGAGCCGTTTAAGAAGCTGTTTAATCAGGGTATGATCCTGGCGTTTGCCTATGAAACCATAACAGGGGCGAAAATTCCTGTTGACCTGGTTGAGGATCGCGATGGAAAGTTTTATCATAAGGAAACCGGGGAAGAGCTGCGCCAGATTGTGGCTAAAATGTCGAAGTCGCTGAAAAACGTGGTTAATCCCGACGATGTGGTAAAACTGTATGGTGCCGATTCGTTGAGGTTGTATGAAATGTTTATGGGTCCCCTTGATGTGATCAAACCATGGGCAGATACCGGAGTAAAAGGTGTTTACGGTTTTCTGAACAGGGTTGCCCGTTTCTTTGGTGATCCGGCAAACAGTACAGCTGCGGAAGAGGATAAAGAAGTATTGAAAAGTCTTCACCAATCGATAAAAAAAGTGGGACAGGATATTGAGCACTTGCGGTTCAACACAGCGATATCGCAGATGATGATATTCACCAACCTTTGCATTAAAAAGGGTAATGTAACCCGTGACACTGCCGAAAAATTCAACTGTATATTGTCACCGTTCGCCCCGCACCTTGCGGAAGAATTGTGGGCAATATTCGGAAACCAACCCAGCATAAGTGAACAGTCTTTTCCTGAGGCAAATGAAACCTATCTTCATGAGGATTCGTTTGATTACCCGGTATCCTTTAATGGTAAACTCCGCTTCAAGCTTACGTTGCCTTTAACTTATCAGGCTGCAGACGCGGAAAAAGCTGTAAAAGAAGACCCCCAATCGCGGAAATGGATTGAAGGAAAAGAAATTAAAAAAATCATTTTCGTACAGGGCAAAATTATTAACGTTGTAGTTGGTTGA
- a CDS encoding PQQ-binding-like beta-propeller repeat protein — protein sequence MIFVISCEKDPEIIKDDNGVIISQPWLWRTNLTESSLIGAIVSGPAWYDGQVLMGAMDENNIAYLACLDIQNGKIIWKQDYIKQYDFFSFQDFYKYDNIIVQRDGTNLFCIDLKNGEYLWKQKMEGNAWRWPSGLDSLFFVFSVEPYPEYGYPVMSANFGSIKDGNTHLFLIPDLGDLPVPDLSREDFIGGFRYIKPFYDENTHKILLLCYYEKFYYLVNSETQVSQSYVGLYNFSKREWIYERKELGDHNFLEGLTPQVIGDRFYHTLGNGLAECRNLYTGELVWRKKWEGGFFSPIGFIIVDNKMIVMENNGRQLIAIDIVNGNILWHETSAPTISPMVTLNGVVYYASSADGRIHAVDIETGKHLWRLISPDAKNNESDFFMRQCMAVPDKNGGKGKIIVSSYSHGYCYEAAN from the coding sequence CCTGAAATTATTAAAGACGATAATGGTGTAATCATTAGTCAACCCTGGTTATGGAGGACCAATCTGACTGAAAGTTCCTTGATAGGAGCGATTGTGAGCGGTCCTGCATGGTATGATGGACAAGTTCTCATGGGGGCCATGGATGAGAATAATATAGCTTATCTTGCCTGCCTGGACATTCAGAATGGTAAAATAATCTGGAAACAGGATTATATTAAACAATACGATTTTTTTAGTTTTCAGGATTTCTATAAATATGATAATATTATTGTTCAACGGGATGGCACTAATCTTTTTTGTATAGATTTGAAAAATGGGGAGTATCTGTGGAAACAAAAAATGGAAGGAAATGCATGGAGATGGCCTTCCGGACTGGATAGTTTATTCTTTGTATTCAGTGTGGAACCATATCCGGAATATGGATATCCTGTAATGTCGGCTAATTTTGGAAGTATTAAGGATGGGAATACGCACCTCTTCCTGATACCTGATTTAGGAGATTTGCCTGTTCCAGATTTAAGCAGGGAAGATTTTATTGGGGGGTTCCGATATATCAAACCATTTTACGATGAAAATACACATAAAATCCTGTTGCTTTGTTATTATGAGAAATTTTATTATTTGGTTAACAGTGAAACGCAAGTAAGTCAGTCTTATGTTGGACTATATAATTTCAGCAAACGTGAATGGATATATGAACGGAAAGAGCTGGGTGACCATAATTTTCTGGAAGGATTAACTCCACAAGTGATTGGAGACAGGTTTTATCATACCTTGGGTAATGGGTTAGCAGAATGCCGGAATTTATATACCGGAGAGCTTGTCTGGAGAAAGAAGTGGGAAGGCGGCTTCTTTTCACCAATAGGATTTATCATTGTTGATAATAAGATGATCGTTATGGAGAATAATGGCCGACAGCTTATTGCGATAGATATTGTCAATGGGAATATTCTTTGGCATGAAACATCTGCACCAACTATAAGTCCTATGGTTACACTTAATGGAGTTGTTTATTATGCAAGCAGTGCAGATGGTCGTATTCATGCCGTGGACATTGAGACTGGTAAACATTTATGGCGTTTAATTTCACCGGATGCCAAAAATAATGAATCGGATTTTTTTATGCGACAATGTATGGCAGTTCCAGATAAGAATGGTGGAAAAGGAAAGATAATAGTTAGTTCATATAGTCATGGATATTGTTATGAGGCCGCTAATTAA